The proteins below are encoded in one region of Amycolatopsis acidiphila:
- a CDS encoding SDR family oxidoreductase, producing the protein MSETILVTGGTGTLGSVVAERLLGDGRAVRVLSRRPAPARTPYAWRTGDLKTGAGIAEATEGVDTIVHCASNSTGGGDVAATRKLIETTRGAHLVYISIVGIDKIPFFYYKAKLETERLIEGSGLPWTILRATQFHDLVLGFTKAQLRLPVTFTLKGRFQPVDVREVADRLVELALGQPAGRVPDMGGPEVRDSAELARAYLAAVGRSRPVVPVSLPGKAARAFRAGANLAPEHAVGKVTFERYLAERGS; encoded by the coding sequence GTGAGCGAGACGATCCTGGTCACGGGCGGCACCGGCACGCTCGGCAGCGTCGTGGCCGAGCGGCTGCTGGGCGACGGCCGTGCGGTGCGGGTGCTCAGCCGCAGGCCCGCGCCCGCCCGTACGCCCTACGCCTGGCGCACCGGCGACCTCAAGACCGGCGCCGGTATCGCCGAAGCCACCGAGGGCGTGGACACGATCGTGCACTGCGCCAGCAACAGCACGGGCGGGGGAGACGTCGCCGCCACGCGGAAGCTCATCGAGACCACCCGCGGCGCGCACCTGGTCTACATCTCGATCGTCGGGATCGACAAGATCCCCTTCTTCTACTACAAGGCGAAGCTCGAGACCGAACGGCTCATCGAAGGTTCCGGCCTGCCGTGGACGATCCTGCGGGCCACCCAGTTCCACGACCTCGTCCTCGGTTTCACCAAGGCCCAGCTACGGCTGCCCGTCACCTTCACCCTCAAGGGCCGGTTCCAGCCGGTCGACGTCCGTGAGGTCGCCGACCGGCTGGTCGAGCTCGCGCTGGGACAACCCGCCGGCCGGGTGCCGGACATGGGCGGCCCCGAGGTCCGCGACTCCGCCGAGCTGGCCAGGGCTTACCTCGCCGCCGTGGGCCGGAGCCGTCCCGTCGTGCCGGTCTCCTTGCCGGGCAAGGCGGCGCGCGCGTTCCGGGCCGGCGCCAACCTCGCCCCGGAGCACGCCGTCGGCAAGGTCACCTTCGAGCGGTACCTGGCCGAGCGTGGCAGCTAG
- a CDS encoding response regulator — protein MAGTADGAGVKPLRVVLADDQAVVREGLVTLLGLLPEVDVVGAAADGMEAVELVAEHEPDVLLVDLRMPRCDGVEATARVRAEHPGTEVVVLTTYADDESLLSALRAGARGYLTKDADAESIARALRSAANGMSTVDSELQRRLVEAASRAQAPRTREVEGLTAREIEVLRLIAGGLSNTEISRTLVISEATVKTHVNHLFAKAGLRDRAQAVAFAYRTGLVQH, from the coding sequence ATGGCGGGTACAGCTGACGGTGCCGGCGTGAAGCCGCTGCGCGTGGTCCTCGCCGACGACCAGGCGGTCGTCCGCGAGGGCCTGGTGACGCTGCTCGGCCTACTGCCGGAGGTCGACGTCGTGGGGGCCGCGGCCGACGGGATGGAGGCGGTCGAACTGGTCGCCGAGCACGAACCGGACGTGCTGCTGGTGGATCTGCGGATGCCGCGCTGCGACGGGGTGGAGGCGACGGCGCGGGTGCGCGCGGAACACCCCGGCACCGAGGTGGTGGTCCTGACCACCTACGCCGACGACGAGTCCCTGCTGTCCGCGTTGCGCGCCGGGGCGCGGGGCTACCTGACGAAGGACGCCGACGCGGAGTCGATCGCGCGGGCACTGCGCTCGGCCGCGAACGGGATGTCCACTGTGGATTCCGAGCTGCAGCGGCGGCTCGTCGAGGCCGCGAGCCGGGCACAGGCGCCGCGCACCCGCGAGGTCGAAGGCCTCACCGCGCGTGAGATCGAGGTCCTCCGGCTGATCGCGGGTGGACTGTCCAACACGGAGATCTCCCGCACGCTCGTCATCAGCGAGGCAACGGTGAAGACGCACGTCAACCACCTGTTCGCGAAGGCGGGGCTGCGGGACCGGGCGCAGGCAGTGGCCTTCGCGTACCGGACCGGACTGGTGCAGCATTAA
- a CDS encoding DUF2293 domain-containing protein: MSDQPKLRRRVADAAEAVLRKQKYVAPVDVLVGLRWLKPAGVEDWRLGRRGPLLDALPVDGVKVLTAFEHLHDWARERGLRPSEAVYLAGTRDRRPLVFAEDEALQRVFRTHWVSPELSDKQREKLEARQNQAPDLVVLSPHTDWTCTGCGIRSAAGEFQYPEDDRPLCLSCADFDHLVFLPSGNAALSRRAKKESTLAVLVTRFNKRRKRYERQGILVEEAALERAEGQCLADEDVRARRRERDAVRRAAQDVEFQAAMAGEIRRLFPGCGAERAQAIAEHAGTRGSGRVGRSAAGRALDDEAVRLAVVASIRHEDTDYDAMLMAGVPRAEARDRIRPGIDRVLARWERG; the protein is encoded by the coding sequence GTGTCCGATCAACCCAAGCTGCGGCGCCGGGTCGCCGATGCCGCGGAAGCCGTGCTGCGCAAGCAGAAGTACGTCGCGCCGGTGGACGTACTCGTGGGGCTGCGGTGGCTGAAGCCGGCCGGTGTCGAGGACTGGCGGCTCGGCCGTCGGGGTCCGCTGCTGGACGCCCTGCCCGTGGACGGCGTGAAGGTGCTCACCGCGTTCGAGCACCTGCACGACTGGGCCCGCGAGCGGGGACTGCGGCCGAGCGAGGCCGTGTACCTGGCGGGCACGCGGGACAGGCGACCGCTCGTGTTCGCGGAAGACGAGGCGCTGCAACGGGTTTTCCGCACGCACTGGGTCTCCCCGGAGTTGTCGGACAAGCAGCGCGAAAAGCTCGAAGCCCGGCAGAACCAGGCGCCGGACCTGGTCGTGCTCTCCCCGCACACCGACTGGACGTGCACCGGCTGTGGTATCCGGTCCGCCGCGGGCGAGTTCCAGTACCCCGAGGACGACCGGCCGCTCTGCCTGTCGTGCGCGGACTTCGACCATCTGGTGTTCCTGCCCTCGGGCAACGCCGCGCTGTCACGGCGCGCGAAGAAGGAGAGCACGCTCGCCGTGCTCGTGACCCGCTTCAACAAACGCCGGAAACGCTATGAGCGGCAAGGAATCCTGGTCGAGGAGGCCGCGCTCGAACGGGCGGAGGGCCAATGCCTCGCCGACGAGGACGTGCGGGCCCGCCGGCGGGAACGGGACGCGGTGCGCCGCGCCGCACAGGACGTCGAGTTCCAGGCCGCGATGGCCGGTGAGATCCGCCGGCTGTTCCCCGGCTGTGGTGCCGAACGCGCGCAGGCCATCGCCGAGCACGCCGGCACCCGGGGCAGCGGCCGGGTCGGCCGGTCCGCGGCGGGCCGCGCGCTCGACGACGAGGCGGTGCGGCTCGCCGTGGTCGCCTCGATCCGACACGAGGACACGGACTACGACGCGATGCTCATGGCCGGGGTGCCCCGGGCGGAGGCACGCGACCGGATCCGGCCGGGCATCGACCGGGTGCTGGCGCGGTGGGAGCGCGGCTAG
- a CDS encoding CBS domain-containing protein encodes MRIADVLRNKGTSVATVSPETTVRELLAGLAEHNIGAMPVLGPDGVAGIVSERDVVRKLHERGEALLSCPVSEIMTTVVATCTPRDSVDDLSVLMTQRRVRHVPVLDGGRLAGIVSIGDVVKTRMEELETSQEQLQAYIAHG; translated from the coding sequence ATGAGGATCGCGGACGTCTTGCGCAACAAGGGCACGTCGGTGGCCACCGTCTCTCCGGAGACCACGGTCAGAGAGCTGCTGGCCGGGCTCGCCGAGCACAACATCGGCGCCATGCCCGTGCTCGGCCCGGATGGCGTCGCGGGCATCGTCTCCGAGCGGGATGTCGTGCGGAAGCTGCACGAACGCGGGGAAGCGCTGCTGTCGTGCCCGGTCTCGGAGATCATGACCACCGTCGTCGCCACCTGCACACCGCGGGACTCGGTGGACGACCTGAGCGTGCTGATGACCCAGCGCCGCGTCCGGCACGTCCCCGTGCTCGACGGGGGCAGGCTGGCCGGCATCGTCAGCATCGGTGACGTGGTGAAGACCCGGATGGAGGAGCTCGAGACCAGCCAAGAGCAGCTCCAGGCCTACATCGCGCACGGCTAG
- a CDS encoding sensor histidine kinase produces MTLDIRRTRVSLALDSMRWLLVLIPLVSLSPQFTRWTWPVAVVALAGSLPMMWLPTRPGWLLPGGLIVLATASGILWVLHPASLISVVVFTTIFYAARFLPLRAALVIGVVMAAAMTAQFLRYHVSLRSALLDFSMTAVVILLGLVRRGRAARLEQTELALARARTAAEEHAVAAALAERARIARELHDVLAHSLSGLALNLQGARLMLVRDGASPEALAQIERAQQLAGDGLAEARKAVAALREDPVPLERAIDDLLAGYRLDTRAAAELTVRGEPRPVDAATGTTLLRAVQEALSNSRKHAPGARVQVELVYSADEVEVTVLDHQGRRPTPGAVPGYGLRGMRERAELLGGRLATGPGEDGWRVQLTVPA; encoded by the coding sequence ATGACGCTGGACATCCGGCGAACACGGGTCTCGCTGGCGCTCGACTCGATGCGCTGGCTGCTCGTGCTGATCCCGCTGGTCAGCTTGTCACCCCAGTTCACCCGGTGGACCTGGCCGGTGGCGGTGGTGGCGCTGGCCGGGTCGCTGCCGATGATGTGGCTGCCGACGCGCCCCGGCTGGCTGCTGCCCGGTGGCCTGATCGTCCTCGCCACCGCGAGCGGAATCCTGTGGGTGCTGCATCCGGCCAGCCTGATCTCGGTGGTCGTGTTCACCACGATCTTCTACGCGGCACGCTTCCTGCCGCTGCGGGCCGCGCTCGTGATCGGCGTCGTGATGGCCGCCGCCATGACGGCCCAGTTCCTGCGCTACCACGTGAGCCTGCGCAGCGCCCTGCTCGACTTCTCGATGACCGCCGTCGTGATCCTGCTCGGGCTCGTCCGGCGCGGGCGGGCCGCGAGGCTGGAACAGACCGAGCTCGCCCTCGCCCGGGCACGCACCGCAGCCGAGGAGCACGCCGTCGCCGCGGCGCTCGCCGAACGGGCACGGATCGCGCGGGAGCTGCACGACGTGCTCGCCCACTCGCTGTCCGGGCTCGCCCTGAACCTGCAGGGTGCCCGCCTGATGCTGGTGCGGGACGGCGCGAGCCCGGAAGCGCTCGCGCAGATCGAGCGTGCGCAGCAGCTCGCGGGCGACGGGCTGGCCGAGGCACGCAAGGCGGTCGCCGCGCTGCGCGAGGACCCGGTCCCGCTGGAGCGGGCGATCGACGACCTGCTCGCGGGCTACCGGCTCGACACGAGGGCGGCCGCGGAGCTGACCGTGCGGGGCGAACCCCGCCCGGTCGACGCGGCGACCGGCACGACCCTGCTGCGGGCCGTGCAGGAGGCGCTGTCCAACAGCCGCAAGCACGCACCGGGCGCCCGCGTGCAGGTCGAACTGGTCTACTCGGCCGACGAGGTCGAGGTCACCGTGCTCGACCACCAGGGCAGGCGGCCGACGCCGGGCGCGGTGCCGGGCTACGGTTTGCGCGGGATGCGCGAACGCGCCGAACTGCTCGGCGGGCGGCTCGCGACGGGCCCGGGGGAGGACGGATGGCGGGTACAGCTGACGGTGCCGGCGTGA
- a CDS encoding prolyl oligopeptidase family serine peptidase, protein MADEDPFLWLEDVTGEAALGWVRARNAETLEEITGGERFERLRKEIREVLDADDRIPYIRRRGEYFYNFWQDAANPRGLWRRTTLEEYRKDRPNWEVLLDVDALAEAEGENWVWQGATVLRPGFRLGLVELSRGGADATVVREFDLDRRAFVEDGFELPEAKSRVGWINEDLIYVGTDFGEGSLTTSGYPRVIKEWRRGTPLSAASTVYEGKLEDVSAFAYHDATPGFERDFVGSSPDFYRVEKFLRTEDELVRIDVPEDSQTTVHREWLLIRTRSPWTVNGRDYDAGTLLAAPFDDYLAGSRELTVLFEPDVRTSLEAYDWTRNHLVLTTLSDVRTQLHVLTPAEGWRREPMPAGPELGIAQVLDTDPDTSDEYLLGTSGFTEPPTLRYGHLGEETEVLKQSPARFDAEGVTVDQYFATSPDGTQIPYFVVRPQAAGGPTMLTGYGGFEVSRLPDYSGVLGRGWLARGGTYVLANIRGGGEYGPSWHTRAMKENRYLVYEDFAAVARDLVDRGITTREKLGTHGGSNGGLLMGVMLTRYPELFGAIVCQVPLLDMRRYHLLLAGASWMAEYGDPDDPAQWDYIGKYSPYQNVHSGRDYPPTLFMTSTRDDRVHPAHARKMVAKMRELGYGVRYHENIEGGHGAAADNEQLAQKWALLFEFLWSQLEY, encoded by the coding sequence ATGGCTGACGAAGACCCGTTTCTGTGGCTCGAGGACGTGACCGGCGAAGCGGCACTGGGGTGGGTGCGTGCCCGCAATGCGGAGACCCTGGAAGAGATCACCGGTGGCGAGCGGTTCGAGCGGTTGCGCAAGGAGATCCGCGAGGTACTCGACGCCGACGACCGGATCCCCTACATCCGCAGGCGCGGCGAATACTTCTACAACTTCTGGCAGGACGCCGCCAACCCACGCGGGCTGTGGCGGCGCACCACACTGGAGGAATACCGCAAGGACCGTCCCAACTGGGAGGTTCTGCTCGACGTCGACGCGCTGGCCGAGGCCGAAGGCGAGAACTGGGTCTGGCAGGGCGCGACCGTGCTGCGCCCCGGCTTCCGTCTCGGGCTGGTCGAGCTGTCGCGTGGCGGCGCGGACGCGACAGTGGTCCGCGAGTTCGACCTCGACCGGCGCGCATTCGTCGAGGACGGCTTCGAGCTGCCCGAAGCCAAGAGCCGGGTCGGCTGGATCAACGAGGACCTCATCTACGTCGGCACCGATTTCGGCGAGGGATCGCTGACCACATCGGGATATCCGCGGGTCATCAAGGAATGGCGCCGAGGCACTCCGCTGTCGGCGGCGAGCACGGTCTACGAAGGCAAGCTCGAGGACGTTTCGGCGTTCGCCTACCACGACGCCACCCCGGGTTTCGAACGCGATTTCGTCGGCAGCTCACCGGATTTCTACCGGGTCGAGAAATTCCTTCGCACCGAGGACGAGCTGGTGCGCATCGACGTGCCCGAGGACTCGCAGACGACGGTGCACCGCGAGTGGCTGCTCATCCGCACCCGCTCGCCGTGGACGGTCAACGGCCGCGACTACGACGCCGGCACCCTGCTCGCCGCCCCCTTCGACGACTACCTCGCGGGCTCACGCGAGCTGACGGTGCTGTTCGAGCCGGACGTCCGCACCTCGCTCGAGGCGTACGACTGGACGCGGAACCACCTCGTGCTCACGACGCTGTCCGACGTGCGCACCCAACTGCACGTGCTGACCCCGGCCGAGGGCTGGCGCCGGGAGCCGATGCCGGCGGGCCCCGAGCTGGGCATCGCGCAGGTCCTCGACACCGATCCGGACACCAGCGACGAGTACCTGCTGGGCACCAGCGGTTTCACCGAACCGCCGACGTTGAGATACGGCCATCTCGGCGAAGAGACCGAGGTACTGAAGCAGTCCCCGGCGCGGTTCGACGCCGAGGGCGTGACCGTCGACCAGTACTTCGCGACCTCGCCCGACGGGACGCAGATCCCGTACTTCGTGGTGCGGCCGCAGGCGGCAGGCGGGCCGACGATGCTCACCGGCTACGGCGGCTTCGAGGTTTCGCGGCTGCCGGACTACAGCGGTGTCCTCGGCCGCGGCTGGCTCGCCCGCGGCGGGACGTACGTGCTCGCGAACATCCGCGGTGGCGGCGAGTACGGCCCGTCGTGGCACACCCGGGCGATGAAGGAGAACCGGTACCTGGTGTACGAGGACTTCGCCGCCGTGGCGAGGGATCTGGTCGACCGTGGGATCACGACGCGGGAGAAGCTCGGCACGCACGGCGGCAGCAACGGCGGGTTGTTGATGGGCGTCATGCTCACCCGGTACCCGGAACTGTTCGGCGCGATCGTGTGCCAGGTCCCGCTGCTGGACATGCGCCGCTACCACCTGCTGCTCGCGGGCGCGTCCTGGATGGCCGAGTACGGCGACCCGGACGACCCGGCGCAGTGGGACTACATCGGGAAGTACTCCCCGTACCAGAACGTCCACAGTGGACGCGACTACCCGCCCACGCTGTTCATGACGTCCACCCGGGACGACCGGGTGCACCCGGCGCACGCGCGCAAGATGGTCGCGAAGATGCGCGAGCTGGGTTACGGCGTGCGCTACCACGAGAACATCGAGGGCGGGCACGGCGCGGCCGCGGACAACGAGCAGCTGGCGCAGAAGTGGGCGCTGCTGTTCGAGTTCCTGTGGTCGCAGCTCGAGTACTAG